One Pseudanabaena sp. ABRG5-3 DNA segment encodes these proteins:
- the uraH gene encoding hydroxyisourate hydrolase, with amino-acid sequence MTGKLSTHVLDTVHGCPARNMQIELWAIANNEQKKLLKTLYTNQDGRTDQPLLSYAEMQVGIYELWFHVSDYFAKVEVFQSQPAFLSLVPIRFGIADVNASYHVPLLVSPWAYSTYRGS; translated from the coding sequence ATGACTGGAAAACTCTCAACCCATGTTCTCGATACAGTGCATGGATGCCCTGCTAGAAATATGCAGATTGAATTATGGGCGATCGCTAATAACGAACAAAAAAAATTACTCAAAACCCTATATACAAACCAAGATGGCAGAACTGATCAGCCATTACTCAGTTATGCCGAGATGCAAGTGGGAATTTATGAACTTTGGTTTCATGTCAGTGACTACTTTGCCAAGGTAGAAGTATTTCAGTCCCAACCTGCTTTTTTAAGTCTTGTACCGATTCGCTTTGGGATTGCCGATGTCAATGCTAGCTACCATGTTCCCTTACTAGTATCACCTTGGGCTTACAGCACCTATCGTGGTAGTTGA
- a CDS encoding gamma-glutamylcyclotransferase, with product MTASNGTRRVFICGSALRGQPDHGNLQGAKFIRTANTQSRYRLHAAGDGWHPAIYEVETGGISIPGEVYEMQADEFDYLASNEPPHMYPTDVHLEDGETLTAFLYPQELIEKFNWKDISHLGGWAAYKSV from the coding sequence ATGACAGCATCTAACGGCACAAGACGAGTATTCATCTGTGGTTCAGCATTACGTGGGCAACCCGATCATGGTAATTTGCAAGGAGCAAAGTTTATCCGTACTGCTAATACCCAATCACGTTATCGCCTTCATGCTGCGGGGGATGGCTGGCATCCTGCGATTTATGAAGTAGAAACAGGTGGTATTTCCATTCCAGGAGAAGTCTATGAGATGCAAGCCGATGAATTCGATTACCTTGCCAGTAATGAGCCTCCTCATATGTATCCTACAGATGTTCATTTAGAAGATGGAGAGACTCTAACCGCTTTTCTCTATCCTCAAGAACTAATAGAGAAGTTTAATTGGAAAGATATCTCTCATCTTGGTGGATGGGCTGCTTATAAAAGTGTATAG